In one Niallia taxi genomic region, the following are encoded:
- the lonB gene encoding ATP-dependent protease LonB produces MSWTEIALFVQLFFGIIIGLYFWNLLKSQRTQKVSIDRESKKEMDQLRKMRSISLTAPLSEKVRPTSFEDIVGQEDGIKALKAALCGPNPQHVIIYGPPGVGKTAAARLVLEESKRNSKSPFKKTSVFVELDATTARFDERGIADPLIGSVHDPIYQGAGAMGQAGIPQPKQGAVTNAHGGVLFIDEIGELHPTQMNKLLKVLEDRKVFLESAYYNEENTQIPTHIHDIFQNGLPADFRLIGATTRTPNEIPPAIRSRCMEVFFRELTADEVVKIGKKAADKVRLDISEQSLNTLAEYARNGREAVNIVQISAGLAISEDRTYIKNDELEWVIHSSQLSPRMERKINDESQVGIVNGLAVHGPNMGALLEIEVTAIPAEKDKGSINITGIVEEESIGGQGKSIRRKSMAKGSIENVITVLRSMGVPADQFDIHVNFPGGVPIDGPSAGISMASGIYSAIYNQPIDRKVAMTGEISIHGKVKPVGGVFAKVKAAQKAGVEKVIIPEENMQSVLKEITGITIIPVSSFQQVLELALLKEGQANGEAIPASIEISKKESV; encoded by the coding sequence ATGAGTTGGACAGAGATTGCTTTATTTGTACAACTATTCTTTGGCATCATAATCGGCCTGTATTTTTGGAACCTTTTAAAAAGTCAAAGAACACAAAAAGTATCAATTGATCGGGAATCAAAAAAAGAAATGGATCAACTGAGAAAAATGCGTTCTATCTCTTTGACTGCACCGTTATCTGAAAAGGTCAGGCCAACAAGCTTTGAAGATATAGTTGGACAAGAGGACGGCATAAAGGCATTAAAGGCAGCCCTTTGTGGTCCTAATCCTCAGCACGTCATCATATACGGGCCGCCTGGAGTTGGAAAAACAGCTGCAGCGAGACTAGTATTGGAAGAATCAAAAAGAAATTCAAAATCACCCTTCAAAAAAACTTCCGTTTTTGTGGAGCTTGATGCAACAACAGCGAGATTTGATGAAAGGGGTATTGCAGATCCTCTTATTGGTTCTGTTCATGATCCAATTTACCAAGGTGCCGGTGCAATGGGACAAGCAGGTATTCCACAGCCTAAACAAGGCGCTGTTACAAATGCACACGGAGGCGTACTTTTTATTGATGAAATTGGAGAGCTTCATCCAACGCAAATGAACAAGCTTCTCAAGGTTTTGGAGGATAGGAAGGTATTTCTCGAAAGTGCTTATTACAATGAGGAAAACACGCAGATTCCAACACATATCCACGACATATTCCAGAACGGACTGCCAGCAGATTTTAGGCTGATTGGTGCTACAACTAGGACGCCAAACGAGATTCCGCCAGCTATTCGTTCTAGGTGCATGGAAGTCTTTTTCCGGGAATTAACAGCAGATGAAGTAGTGAAAATAGGGAAAAAGGCTGCCGATAAGGTTCGTTTGGATATCAGTGAACAAAGCTTAAACACGCTTGCTGAATATGCACGCAACGGGCGTGAAGCTGTCAACATCGTACAAATATCAGCTGGGCTGGCCATAAGCGAAGATCGTACATATATAAAAAATGATGAACTAGAATGGGTTATTCATTCAAGCCAGCTCTCTCCAAGGATGGAACGGAAAATCAATGATGAATCACAAGTAGGAATTGTGAATGGACTTGCAGTGCACGGTCCGAATATGGGCGCACTTCTTGAAATTGAAGTTACTGCCATTCCAGCTGAAAAGGATAAAGGCTCTATCAATATTACGGGAATTGTGGAAGAAGAAAGCATTGGAGGTCAAGGAAAGTCAATAAGAAGAAAAAGTATGGCAAAGGGTTCAATCGAAAATGTCATTACAGTTCTTCGGTCTATGGGTGTTCCAGCAGATCAGTTTGACATCCATGTTAATTTTCCTGGCGGCGTACCAATTGATGGACCATCTGCCGGTATCTCAATGGCTTCAGGCATTTATTCGGCCATTTACAATCAACCGATTGACAGGAAGGTAGCCATGACTGGTGAAATAAGTATTCATGGCAAGGTAAAACCTGTCGGCGGTGTGTTTGCAAAGGTGAAAGCTGCTCAAAAAGCAGGAGTAGAGAAAGTGATTATTCCAGAGGAAAATATGCAGTCTGTTTTGAAAGAAATCACAGGAATTACGATTATTCCAGTATCATCCTTCCAGCAAGTATTAGAGCTTGCTTTGTTGAAGGAAGGACAAGCAAACGGGGAAGCGATACCAGCCTCGATTGAAATATCTAAAAAAGAAAGTGTATAA
- a CDS encoding ribonuclease J: MTNGNPISIFALGGLNEIGKNMYVIEYDDTILAIDCGNKFPDESLHGIDLIIPDISYLVENKDKVKALIVTHGHEDHIGGIPYLLKQLNVPVYGTRFTLGLIELKLKEHGLVRDTEMIEINNTSQLQFGEIKAEFFKVNHSIPDCVGIVFRTPQGNIVHTGDFKFDLTPANKENSDIHKMAQIGSKGVLLLISESTNAERPGLSPSEQLVGRHILEAFQKADRKVILSTFASNINRVQQVVDAAMETNRKLALLGRSMLNVVEVAMERGYLQVPEGLLIDQGEIELFPPEKVAILCTGSQGEPLAALARLSTGNFRGVEVLRGDTVIFAAGPIPGNERYVSRVVDNFFAIGAKVIYGSGSTSGMHVSGHGYQEDLKLMLTLMKPKYFIPIHGEYRMLNQHRNLAESVGVETGNTFIIGNGDVVDIQSEKARFTRKVHAGNTYIDGIGIGDVGEIVLRDRKQLSEDGMLVIVLTMSKQEKKLIAEPDTISRGFVYVRDAEDLIRSVNRVIKEAVSNVDARGRNQWGAIKQEVRKAAGQYIFHQTKRKPMILPIIIEV, from the coding sequence GTGACGAATGGAAATCCGATATCTATATTTGCACTTGGTGGATTAAATGAAATAGGAAAAAACATGTATGTAATAGAATATGACGATACAATCTTGGCGATTGACTGCGGTAATAAATTTCCTGATGAAAGTCTGCATGGAATTGATTTAATTATCCCTGATATCAGTTATTTAGTAGAGAATAAAGACAAAGTAAAGGCGCTAATTGTCACACATGGACATGAGGATCATATCGGCGGTATTCCATACCTCCTTAAACAATTGAATGTTCCTGTCTATGGAACTAGGTTTACACTTGGGTTAATCGAGCTGAAGCTGAAGGAGCACGGCCTTGTTCGGGATACGGAAATGATTGAAATTAACAATACTTCACAACTGCAATTCGGTGAGATTAAAGCTGAGTTTTTTAAGGTGAATCACAGTATTCCTGATTGCGTAGGTATTGTGTTCCGTACTCCACAAGGAAATATTGTGCATACAGGAGATTTCAAATTTGATTTAACACCTGCTAATAAGGAAAACTCCGATATTCATAAAATGGCACAAATTGGGTCAAAAGGTGTGCTGCTGCTTATATCTGAAAGCACAAATGCAGAACGGCCTGGTCTTTCTCCTTCTGAGCAGTTAGTAGGGCGCCATATCCTTGAAGCGTTTCAAAAAGCCGATAGGAAAGTGATTTTATCAACGTTTGCCTCGAATATTAACAGGGTACAGCAAGTAGTCGATGCAGCAATGGAGACGAATCGCAAGCTGGCGCTTCTTGGCAGGAGTATGCTTAATGTGGTGGAGGTAGCAATGGAGCGGGGGTATTTACAGGTACCTGAGGGCTTGCTTATTGATCAGGGCGAAATTGAGCTTTTTCCTCCTGAAAAGGTAGCGATACTTTGTACAGGCAGCCAAGGCGAACCATTAGCAGCACTTGCCAGATTATCGACTGGAAACTTTCGGGGAGTTGAAGTTCTGCGAGGTGATACGGTCATTTTTGCAGCTGGTCCAATTCCAGGAAATGAGCGATATGTTTCTCGTGTTGTTGATAATTTCTTTGCAATCGGTGCAAAGGTAATTTACGGATCTGGCAGTACGTCAGGCATGCATGTATCTGGACATGGCTATCAAGAGGATTTAAAATTGATGCTCACATTAATGAAGCCGAAATATTTTATTCCGATCCACGGTGAGTACAGGATGCTCAATCAGCACCGCAATCTTGCCGAATCAGTCGGTGTAGAAACAGGAAATACCTTTATCATCGGTAATGGCGATGTTGTCGACATTCAATCGGAAAAGGCGAGATTCACAAGAAAGGTTCATGCAGGCAATACCTACATCGACGGAATCGGAATAGGAGATGTAGGTGAAATTGTATTGAGAGACCGTAAACAGCTTTCAGAGGATGGAATGCTTGTTATTGTCCTGACAATGAGTAAGCAGGAAAAGAAACTAATAGCAGAACCAGATACCATCTCAAGAGGCTTCGTTTACGTTCGAGACGCTGAAGACCTTATTCGCTCCGTAAACCGTGTCATTAAAGAAGCGGTCTCCAATGTTGATGCAAGAGGCAGAAATCAGTGGGGGGCAATTAAGCAAGAAGTCAGAAAAGCAGCAGGGCAGTATATATTTCATCAAACAAAACGTAAACCGATGATTTTACCGATTATTATAGAAGTATAA
- the lon gene encoding endopeptidase La encodes MEEKKNTLVPLLPLRGLLVYPTMVLHLDVGREKSVQALEKAMVDDHLIFLTMQKDIDIDDPAEEELYKIGTLTKVKQMLKLPNGTIRVLVEGLKRAKFIELTEEDGYYAATLEVMEEDTSKDVEDEALMRTMLQYFEQYIKISKKISNETYATVSDMEEPGRMADIIASHLPIKLKEKQKILETLDNKQRMNQVIDIIHNEKEVLSLEKKIGQRVKKSMERTQKEYYLREQMKAIQKELGDKDGKSGEVSTLAEKIEQAGMPEHVKATALKELDRYEKIPSTSAESSVIRNYIDWLLALPWSNATEDDLNIKKAEKILDQDHYGLEKVKERVLEYLAVQSLTNSLKGPILCLAGPPGVGKTSLARSIAKSLNRNFVRISLGGVRDESEIRGHRRTYVGAMPGRIIQGMKKAGTINPVFLLDEIDKMSNDFRGDPSSAMLEVLDPEQNSNFSDHYIEETYDLSNVMFIATANNLATIPGPLRDRMEIISISGYTELEKIHIAKDHLMLKQIKDHGLTKGQLQIREDAIQQIVRHYTREAGVRSLERQIATICRKTAKMIVSEEKKKVILTSKNVEEFLGKPIFRYGQAELEDQVGVATGLAYTTVGGDTLQIEVSLAPGKGKLVLTGKLGDVMKESAQAAFSYIRSKSEALGIDPKFHEKFDIHIHVPEGAVPKDGPSAGITMVTALVSALSGKPIKREVGMTGEVTLRGRVLPIGGLKEKSLSAHRAGLTTIIAPKDNEKDLDDIPESVREELNFILVSHVDEVLKHALNGSVNS; translated from the coding sequence ATGGAGGAAAAAAAGAATACACTAGTACCCCTCCTGCCGCTTCGAGGATTACTTGTTTATCCAACAATGGTATTACACTTGGATGTTGGTAGAGAAAAATCGGTGCAGGCACTTGAAAAAGCAATGGTTGATGACCATCTGATTTTTCTAACAATGCAAAAAGATATTGATATTGATGATCCTGCAGAGGAAGAATTGTACAAAATCGGGACTTTGACGAAAGTTAAGCAGATGCTGAAGCTTCCAAACGGCACGATTCGCGTATTGGTGGAAGGGCTGAAAAGAGCCAAATTTATTGAATTGACAGAAGAAGACGGGTATTATGCCGCAACACTAGAAGTGATGGAAGAAGATACTTCAAAGGATGTAGAAGATGAAGCGTTAATGAGAACGATGCTTCAATATTTTGAGCAATACATAAAGATTTCCAAAAAAATCTCTAATGAAACGTATGCTACAGTTTCTGATATGGAAGAACCAGGGCGCATGGCGGATATTATTGCATCACATCTGCCGATAAAGCTAAAGGAAAAGCAGAAAATACTGGAAACATTAGATAACAAGCAACGTATGAATCAAGTGATTGACATCATTCATAATGAAAAGGAAGTCTTAAGCTTAGAGAAAAAGATTGGGCAGCGTGTGAAGAAGTCCATGGAAAGAACGCAGAAGGAATACTACTTGCGTGAACAAATGAAAGCAATCCAAAAAGAGCTTGGTGATAAAGACGGCAAAAGCGGCGAAGTAAGCACGCTTGCTGAAAAAATCGAACAGGCAGGCATGCCGGAGCATGTTAAAGCCACTGCCTTAAAGGAACTGGATCGTTACGAGAAGATTCCTTCCACTTCTGCAGAGAGTTCTGTTATCCGCAATTATATTGATTGGCTGCTTGCATTACCATGGAGCAATGCAACAGAAGATGACTTGAACATCAAAAAAGCCGAAAAAATATTGGATCAAGATCATTATGGTCTTGAAAAGGTCAAGGAGCGCGTGTTAGAGTATTTAGCAGTGCAAAGCTTAACTAATTCGCTTAAAGGGCCAATCCTTTGTCTTGCAGGACCTCCAGGCGTAGGTAAAACAAGCTTAGCTCGTTCTATTGCCAAGTCACTTAACCGTAACTTTGTGCGTATTTCCCTTGGCGGAGTCAGAGATGAATCCGAAATAAGAGGACATAGAAGAACATATGTAGGAGCGATGCCTGGGCGCATCATTCAAGGAATGAAAAAGGCAGGTACTATCAACCCTGTATTCCTATTGGATGAAATCGACAAAATGTCCAATGACTTCAGAGGTGATCCATCTTCAGCAATGCTTGAGGTTTTGGACCCAGAACAAAATAGCAACTTCAGTGATCATTATATTGAAGAAACATATGATCTTTCCAATGTTATGTTTATTGCAACAGCAAATAACTTGGCAACAATTCCGGGACCGCTTCGTGATCGGATGGAGATTATCTCTATATCTGGATATACAGAGCTGGAAAAAATCCATATTGCTAAGGATCATTTAATGCTTAAGCAAATTAAAGATCACGGCTTGACTAAAGGGCAGCTGCAAATACGAGAGGATGCCATCCAACAAATTGTTCGCCATTATACACGTGAAGCTGGAGTAAGAAGCTTGGAACGTCAAATTGCGACGATTTGCCGTAAAACCGCAAAAATGATTGTATCAGAAGAAAAGAAAAAAGTAATTCTGACAAGCAAAAATGTGGAGGAATTCCTTGGTAAGCCGATCTTCCGATATGGTCAGGCTGAATTGGAGGATCAAGTCGGTGTTGCAACAGGGCTTGCTTACACAACTGTTGGCGGTGATACATTGCAAATTGAAGTATCGTTGGCACCAGGAAAAGGGAAGCTTGTATTAACAGGGAAATTGGGAGATGTAATGAAGGAATCAGCACAGGCTGCATTCAGTTATATCCGCTCCAAATCGGAGGCGCTTGGAATTGATCCGAAATTCCATGAAAAATTTGATATTCATATTCATGTACCAGAAGGAGCAGTTCCAAAGGATGGTCCGTCAGCAGGTATTACAATGGTGACAGCACTTGTATCTGCATTGTCTGGCAAGCCGATTAAAAGAGAAGTTGGCATGACAGGCGAAGTTACCTTGCGCGGCAGGGTGCTTCCAATCGGAGGTTTGAAGGAAAAATCGCTGAGCGCACATCGTGCAGGCTTGACGACGATTATTGCACCAAAGGATAATGAAAAAGATTTAGATGATATACCAGAAAGTGTTCGCGAGGAACTGAACTTTATTCTTGTTTCTCATGTGGACGAAGTATTAAAACATGCTCTGAACGGAAGTGTAAATTCTTGA
- the yihA gene encoding ribosome biogenesis GTP-binding protein YihA/YsxC: MKVNSAEIVISAVKPHQYPETDLPEFALAGRSNVGKSSFINKMLGRKALARISSKPGKTQTLNFYLINEILHFVDVPGYGYAKVSKKEREAWGRMIETYFTSREQLKAVVLITDIRHAPTKDDVMMYGFLKHYGIPAIIIATKADKISKSQWQKHLKVTRETLELSKDDHLILFSSETGEGKDKVWSLLQYLAKN, encoded by the coding sequence TTGAAAGTAAATAGTGCAGAAATAGTAATAAGTGCAGTTAAGCCACATCAATATCCGGAGACAGATTTACCGGAATTCGCGTTAGCAGGAAGATCAAATGTTGGGAAATCTTCGTTCATCAATAAGATGCTTGGAAGAAAGGCTCTTGCCCGCATTTCCTCCAAGCCAGGCAAAACGCAGACATTGAATTTTTATTTAATCAATGAAATCCTGCATTTTGTAGATGTTCCTGGTTACGGATACGCAAAAGTATCAAAAAAAGAACGAGAAGCATGGGGCAGAATGATTGAAACGTATTTTACATCAAGAGAACAGCTTAAAGCTGTCGTCTTGATTACAGATATACGACATGCCCCTACTAAAGACGATGTTATGATGTATGGATTTTTAAAGCATTATGGCATTCCGGCAATAATTATTGCTACAAAGGCGGACAAGATTTCAAAATCTCAATGGCAAAAGCATTTAAAGGTTACAAGGGAAACATTAGAACTTAGTAAGGATGATCACCTTATTCTTTTCTCAAGTGAAACAGGTGAGGGAAAAGACAAGGTTTGGTCCCTGCTGCAGTATCTGGCTAAAAACTAA
- a CDS encoding LiaI-LiaF-like domain-containing protein, whose translation MKSHKLFTGVALVGFGIYFLLKVLKVTPFESFYSWPTLLIIVGLAFLFQGFLGKDYSSILPGVILTGFGLHFHLVNKLAIWPNDTGTFLLIIALGFILFHQKAGSGLMNGVLFLLLAGFLLFYEDIIDSITFIQVGQETLKFLTPLLFLLIGGYFLLSKRK comes from the coding sequence ATGAAATCTCATAAGTTATTTACTGGTGTTGCACTAGTTGGGTTTGGAATTTACTTTTTGCTGAAAGTGCTGAAGGTAACTCCTTTTGAGTCTTTTTATTCCTGGCCTACCTTGCTTATCATCGTTGGATTAGCATTTCTGTTTCAGGGGTTTTTAGGCAAGGATTATAGCTCGATATTGCCTGGGGTGATTTTGACTGGGTTCGGTCTTCATTTTCATCTTGTCAATAAACTAGCCATTTGGCCAAATGATACAGGAACTTTTCTGCTGATTATCGCCTTAGGATTTATTCTCTTCCACCAAAAGGCAGGATCAGGGCTGATGAATGGTGTATTGTTTCTGCTTTTGGCAGGTTTTCTGCTATTTTATGAAGATATTATAGACTCGATTACTTTCATTCAAGTAGGGCAGGAAACACTTAAGTTTCTTACACCACTGTTGTTTCTGCTTATTGGCGGGTATTTTTTGCTTTCTAAGCGGAAGTGA
- a CDS encoding cytochrome C assembly family protein: MTDAYLTRLHEFTIILYAISVLLYFFDFMHNNQKANRAAFWLLSFVWLLQTAFLLIYMVDTKRFPVLTIMEGLYFYTWVLVSFSLLINKLLKIDFIVFFTNVLGFIIMAIHTFAPMREGTEIATQVISELLLIHITAALLAYGGFSLSFIFSLLYCVQFNLLKKKVWGKRLRRIPDLTKLENIAYLFNVFSVPLLLIALILGIQWASVQAPGFVWYDPKILGSFLVLFIYGCCLYARVTHKLVGKGIAYFNIACFLILLINFFLAGNFSTFHYK, from the coding sequence ATGACAGATGCTTATTTAACTAGACTTCATGAATTTACGATTATTCTTTATGCAATATCTGTGCTCTTATACTTTTTTGATTTTATGCATAATAACCAGAAAGCCAATAGAGCAGCTTTCTGGTTACTTTCATTTGTGTGGCTCTTGCAAACCGCCTTTCTGCTTATTTATATGGTGGATACGAAGAGGTTTCCTGTGCTTACAATCATGGAGGGGCTGTACTTTTACACGTGGGTGCTTGTTTCCTTCTCACTTTTAATCAACAAGCTTTTGAAAATTGACTTTATCGTCTTTTTTACAAATGTGCTCGGTTTTATCATTATGGCCATACATACATTTGCGCCAATGCGAGAGGGGACGGAGATTGCCACACAAGTAATTTCAGAGCTTCTCCTCATTCATATTACGGCAGCATTGCTTGCATACGGCGGTTTTTCGCTGTCGTTTATTTTTTCTCTTTTGTACTGTGTTCAATTTAATCTGTTGAAAAAGAAAGTATGGGGAAAACGGCTGAGGCGGATTCCTGATTTAACAAAGTTGGAGAATATCGCTTACCTTTTTAACGTATTCAGCGTTCCTTTATTGCTGATAGCTCTTATTCTCGGAATTCAATGGGCCAGTGTTCAGGCGCCAGGTTTTGTCTGGTATGACCCAAAAATACTTGGTTCCTTTCTTGTCCTTTTTATTTACGGATGCTGTTTATATGCAAGAGTAACGCATAAACTAGTAGGGAAAGGAATTGCTTACTTCAATATTGCATGTTTCTTAATACTGTTGATTAATTTCTTTTTGGCAGGGAATTTTTCAACGTTTCACTATAAATAA
- the hemA gene encoding glutamyl-tRNA reductase, with protein sequence MHIVVVGLNYKTAPVEIRERLTFDSSALGEAMSQLQKKKSILENIIISTCNRTEIYAVVDQLHTGRYYIKEFLSEWFEIDQAEFSPYIFIYEQDGAMNHLFQVACGLNSMVVGETQILGQVRASFLEAQAIESSGTVFNQLFKQAVTLAKKAHTETDIGANAVSVSYAAVELAKKIFGTLDNKNVLILGAGKMGELAIQNLYSNGAKNVTVINRTFEKAQSLADRFEGQAKSLSELQCALIDADILISSTGASSFVITKSMMNTVEKIRKGKPLFMVDIAVPRDLDPALAELDSVFLYDIDDLEGIVEANLQERQREAAKIMLMIEQEIVEFNEWLHLLGIVPVISALRDKALAIQGETMKSIERKLPHLSDRDKKVLNKHTKSIINQMLKDPILHAKELASSDNREQAMELFVKIFNLEQDVQTQTTVVKEEKKVVSSLQPNFQG encoded by the coding sequence ATGCATATAGTTGTCGTTGGACTAAATTATAAAACGGCCCCAGTAGAAATTAGAGAACGTTTAACATTTGACTCTTCTGCACTCGGGGAAGCAATGAGTCAATTGCAAAAGAAAAAAAGCATTCTGGAAAATATCATCATTTCTACTTGTAATCGTACAGAAATTTATGCTGTTGTCGACCAATTGCATACTGGTCGTTATTATATAAAAGAGTTTTTATCTGAATGGTTTGAGATTGACCAAGCAGAATTTAGTCCATATATATTTATTTACGAACAGGATGGAGCAATGAACCATCTTTTTCAAGTTGCATGCGGTTTAAATTCTATGGTCGTAGGAGAAACTCAAATTCTTGGTCAGGTTCGTGCGAGTTTCTTAGAGGCACAAGCCATTGAGTCTTCAGGAACAGTGTTTAATCAGCTATTTAAACAGGCTGTTACACTAGCTAAAAAAGCACATACAGAAACAGACATTGGAGCAAATGCCGTTTCTGTCAGCTATGCTGCTGTAGAATTAGCAAAAAAAATATTTGGTACATTAGACAATAAAAATGTGCTGATACTAGGTGCAGGGAAGATGGGAGAGCTTGCTATTCAAAATCTGTACAGCAATGGGGCGAAAAATGTAACGGTAATTAACCGGACATTTGAAAAGGCTCAAAGCTTGGCAGATCGTTTTGAAGGTCAGGCGAAATCCTTAAGCGAGCTGCAATGCGCATTAATTGACGCTGACATTCTAATTAGCTCAACAGGTGCTAGTTCGTTTGTAATTACGAAAAGCATGATGAATACAGTGGAAAAGATTCGCAAAGGAAAACCGTTATTTATGGTTGATATTGCTGTACCACGTGATTTAGATCCTGCACTTGCAGAATTAGATAGTGTTTTCTTATATGATATTGACGATTTAGAAGGCATAGTCGAAGCAAACCTTCAAGAGCGCCAAAGAGAAGCAGCGAAAATTATGCTCATGATCGAACAGGAAATTGTCGAATTTAATGAATGGCTTCATTTGTTAGGAATCGTACCAGTCATTTCAGCACTTCGCGACAAAGCGTTAGCAATTCAAGGCGAAACGATGAAAAGCATCGAACGAAAGCTGCCGCATTTAAGTGACCGTGATAAAAAAGTCTTGAACAAACATACGAAAAGCATCATTAACCAAATGCTGAAGGATCCAATTCTTCATGCGAAAGAGCTTGCTTCTTCAGATAATCGCGAACAGGCAATGGAGCTATTCGTGAAAATATTCAACTTGGAGCAGGATGTCCAAACTCAAACAACAGTTGTGAAGGAAGAGAAAAAAGTAGTGTCTTCTTTACAGCCCAACTTTCAAGGCTAA